A region of Nostoc sp. 'Peltigera membranacea cyanobiont' N6 DNA encodes the following proteins:
- a CDS encoding glycoside hydrolase family 10 protein, with protein sequence MTTQFWEKSREINATPNNSFPLIARSWWLLRKRLLPLLCLISFVTVLLLNSFAPAIAQLPAQPRQEIRGVWLSGNDFSVFRNRSQVLAAMSKLRQLNFNTVYPVVWNDGYTQYPSAIMQKMGIPFFFKGTDGQDVIADIISQARREGLLAIPWFEFGFMVPLTSELASQHPDWLTQKGDGTQTSISAAGEVAWLNPFHPEVQKFIRELVMEVITQYDADGVQFDDHTSLPVEFGYDKYTIGLYTQETGNPPPPNPQAQAWKKWRADKITAFMVDLYQTVKARKPNAIFSVSPNYYDFAYKLQLQDWLNWVRLGIVDELVMQVYRDDLASFIAQITRPEILETQQIIPTGIGIMAGLRNRPVSIARIQSQVEAVQQRGLGIGFFYYESLWDIAPEPATQRQSAFAALFPNSASRDISQNTPRKPTFNTISLPLYPKPSLGQRVRGYFLEVAIAGGQPKRVLLDTGSAGLRVPKEFLGNAPIQSTGQNIKEVLSDGTILEGELVYTNLRFGLLPAAEPVPVQIVTSRQCTAQKPKCSANNGVPFSGIIGVNYFEKSLPYNPLRKLPGNLSNGFIVVGNGGSNNNGSLILGLTAENQAGFKMASWSQQPEINGVPGNRWDSRLSKVCLTIAGSSAKNNCNATAIADTGTINGLTEFKSASTAGKLKPGVLGSANAVKVGINGIFDYSLKPGTRDGFNRWNLNISPQSELPIFVNTGIAFFDKYDILFDQINGKQGFRSRR encoded by the coding sequence ATGACAACTCAGTTTTGGGAAAAAAGCAGAGAAATTAATGCGACTCCAAACAACTCATTTCCTTTGATCGCTCGAAGTTGGTGGCTTTTAAGGAAGCGTCTGCTGCCATTATTATGTCTGATATCATTTGTTACGGTATTGCTGCTCAACAGCTTTGCCCCTGCCATTGCCCAACTACCCGCTCAACCTCGTCAGGAAATTCGGGGGGTGTGGTTGAGTGGTAACGACTTTAGCGTTTTCAGAAATCGCTCACAGGTGCTTGCAGCCATGAGCAAACTACGGCAGTTAAACTTTAATACTGTGTATCCCGTAGTCTGGAATGATGGTTACACACAATACCCCAGTGCCATCATGCAAAAAATGGGTATTCCCTTCTTCTTCAAGGGAACAGATGGGCAAGATGTGATTGCAGATATTATCAGCCAAGCCCGCAGAGAAGGTCTACTAGCGATACCCTGGTTTGAATTTGGTTTCATGGTTCCTCTGACTTCGGAACTTGCATCCCAGCATCCAGATTGGCTGACACAAAAGGGGGATGGAACTCAAACTTCAATTAGTGCTGCGGGTGAAGTAGCGTGGTTAAATCCCTTCCACCCCGAAGTGCAAAAGTTTATCAGGGAACTCGTTATGGAAGTTATTACTCAATACGATGCTGATGGGGTGCAATTTGACGATCATACGAGTTTACCCGTGGAGTTTGGTTATGATAAATACACGATTGGTCTATATACTCAAGAAACTGGCAATCCTCCTCCACCCAATCCCCAAGCCCAAGCATGGAAAAAATGGCGGGCAGATAAAATTACTGCATTCATGGTAGACCTCTACCAAACTGTGAAAGCCCGAAAACCGAATGCTATCTTCTCAGTTTCTCCCAATTACTATGATTTTGCTTACAAGCTGCAACTACAAGACTGGCTGAACTGGGTAAGGTTGGGTATTGTTGATGAGTTGGTCATGCAGGTATACCGTGATGATTTAGCAAGTTTTATTGCTCAAATTACCCGCCCAGAAATTTTAGAAACTCAACAAATCATTCCAACTGGTATCGGTATTATGGCAGGGTTACGAAATCGCCCAGTTTCCATAGCACGAATCCAATCCCAGGTAGAAGCAGTGCAACAACGCGGTTTAGGTATCGGCTTTTTCTACTACGAAAGCCTTTGGGATATCGCGCCAGAACCAGCAACGCAACGCCAGTCAGCATTTGCGGCTCTTTTTCCCAATTCAGCGTCGCGCGATATCTCTCAAAATACACCCCGCAAGCCAACTTTTAACACCATCAGCTTACCTTTGTATCCAAAACCTTCTCTTGGTCAACGTGTTCGCGGCTATTTTTTAGAAGTAGCGATCGCAGGTGGTCAACCAAAACGGGTCTTATTAGATACAGGGTCAGCAGGGCTGCGAGTTCCCAAAGAGTTTTTGGGTAATGCTCCGATCCAAAGTACAGGTCAAAATATCAAGGAGGTATTAAGTGATGGTACTATCCTAGAAGGAGAATTAGTTTATACTAATCTCCGATTTGGTTTGCTTCCCGCCGCAGAACCTGTTCCCGTACAGATTGTTACTAGTCGCCAATGTACTGCTCAAAAACCAAAATGTTCCGCAAATAACGGTGTGCCATTTTCTGGTATTATTGGTGTTAACTATTTTGAAAAATCACTTCCCTATAACCCGTTGAGAAAATTACCAGGCAATCTGAGTAACGGATTTATAGTGGTTGGAAATGGTGGTAGTAATAACAATGGCAGCCTAATTCTCGGTTTAACTGCTGAAAATCAAGCAGGTTTCAAAATGGCTTCTTGGAGTCAACAACCTGAAATTAATGGTGTACCCGGTAATAGATGGGACTCTCGACTGAGCAAAGTTTGTTTAACTATTGCTGGGAGTTCTGCTAAAAATAATTGTAATGCCACAGCGATCGCTGATACCGGCACTATTAATGGTTTGACTGAATTCAAGTCAGCTTCTACAGCAGGAAAACTCAAACCAGGAGTATTAGGTTCAGCAAATGCTGTGAAAGTAGGAATTAATGGCATTTTTGATTACAGTTTGAAACCAGGAACCCGTGATGGATTTAATCGCTGGAATCTGAATATCTCGCCACAGTCAGAACTGCCTATATTTGTCAATACTGGAATTGCATTTTTTGATAAATACGATATCCTTTTTGACCAAATTAATGGGAAGCAGGGTTTTCGCAGTCGGCGGTAA